In the Mya arenaria isolate MELC-2E11 chromosome 11, ASM2691426v1 genome, one interval contains:
- the LOC128207585 gene encoding uncharacterized protein LOC128207585, with protein METGSKLNRIETVWVRRIEPNIDTTRWSSGGVVARRSSFTSRGSMEEIIRETVLDERRPAKPTSESLELADVVETYGNIADIFRPLLVTNLSVSHILPHIGFLGITSRLENIASRSTKAAVADLLDFLQTSRNLSFWIQFINALDQNGYSHLAKNLEGSSVIDATYQRQYLHTLKPLLRIMIKPSLLLDYLLRSGVINETQFDEISSTEKNEDRLSAADKLLNVLPNRHQYWFNHFVDALAHSDLREAKEILDIAELFGPDEGPKQDEYSHAILRPARTSKHLPKDALLGSDLTSGNYDSHDDICSEVNLSDLSFSPCVSFNSDSERDVSDASMNLRPNSTAGIHSDDSSHGCNTASSMGNYNVEESGRNSNTDMDVFVHDAEDVFIDTQETFPKRPYNSSSDSCDSGVIQSEKEHPSSLEYVSEVVAKQKLEHKQTSQEVLGFSGPYQWIEKEATPLIADLQSHFNMASGRYTLTSPINEVVDASSTRRGETLETIPKRSVSIPSGEALVNHHEYYLLEKSDTAKNDNTDEQAAPGYELSYPNNKENDPVSQGTNRRQTDGRIKYADVVINTHKETFGEDIAKKESDCSVGKFVCGNCTAEDLRDLFRTKHTGIEKELPVLEQALTFQELYAKSLSAKKAFVDKLKVNTKHIDALEEAICSDSAVAKDADESQGLYSAHQMAKTQNGRTDEEGYELDPTARDFKPICDVSNSAPTDKAFNQKFTAMALRRNGVLPPHDGDFNQPTELLDEIQLDQQNEEENEKLDIIYKDSAFYSYKTM; from the exons ATGGAGACAGGATCTAAATTAAATAGGATAGAGACGGTCTGGGTTCGCAGGATAGAGCCCAATATTGATACAACAAGGTGGTCCAGTGGCGGTGTGGTGGCACGTCGGTCCTCGTTTACATCCCGAGGTAGCATGGAGGAGATTATACGAGAAACTGTCTTAGACGAGCGACGACCAGCCAAG CCTACAAGCGAATCCCTTGAGCTAGCGGATGTGGTTGAAACGTACGGAAACATTGCTGACATCTTCCGGCCGCTGTTAGTCACCAATCTCTCTGTCAGCCACATTCTCCCCCACATAGGCTTTCTAG GTATAACTTCTCGACTTGAGAATATCGCCAGCAGAAGCACTAAGGCCGCGGTTGCAGATTTACTGGACTTTCTTCAAACTTCAAGAAACCTTTCTTTCTGGATACAATTCATTAACGCCCTTGATCAAAATG GATACAGTCATCTTGCCAAGAATCTCGAGGGAAGCAGTGTAATTGATGCCACGTATCAAAGACAATACTTACACACATTGAAACCGCTTCTCCGAATTATGATCAAACCTTCCTTGTTGTTGGACTACCTGCTTAGATCCGGTGTTATTAACGAAACTCAATTTGACGAAATTTCGAGCACAGAAAAGAACGAAGACAGGCTTTCGGCCGCCGACAAGCTCTTGAATGTGTTACCTAACAGACATCAATACTGGTTCAATCACTTTGTCGATGCTTTGGCTCACTCTGATTTGCGGGAAGCTAAAGAAATTCTAGATATAGCAGAATTATTTGGACCAGATGAAG GACCAAAACAAGATGAATACAGTCATGCAATCTTGCGTCCTGCTCGTACATCTAAACATCTACCCAAAGACGCGTTGTTAGGCTCCGATTTAACTTCCGGCAACTACGATAGTCATGACGACATATGCTCTGAAGTAAATCTGTCCGATTTGTCTTTCTCACCGTGTGTATCTTTTAACTCTGACAGTGAACGGGATGTCTCCGATGCCAGCATGAATCTTCGGCCAAATTCTACCGCTGGAATACATTCTGATGATAGCAGTCATGGATGTAACACTGCCAGCTCAATGGGGAATTACAATGTAGAAGAATCAGGCAGAAACAGTAATACAGATATGGACGTATTCGTACATGATGCAGAGGATGTTTTCATAGATACACAAGAAACCTTCCCCAAGAGACCATATAATTCGTCGAGTGATTCGTGTGACAGTGGAGTTATTCAGTCAGAAAAGGAACATCCATCATCGCTTGAATATGTGAGTGAAGTGGTAGCTAAACAGAAATTAGAACACAAGCAAACATCTCAAGAGGTTTTAGGTTTCAGCGGTCCTTACCAATGGATTGAAAAGGAAGCGACACCGCTTATCGCTGATCTTCAAAGTCATTTTAATATGGCCAGTGGTAGATATACTCTTACATCGCCAATCAATGAAGTTGTTGACGCATCCTCTACACGAAGAGGCGAAACACTAGAGACGATTCCCAAAAGATCAGTTTCAATCCCATCAGGGGAAGCGCTGGTCAACCATCACGAATATTATCTCCTTGAAAAATCGGACACAGCAAAAAATG ATAACACAGATGAACAGGCGGCTCCAGGCTATGAGTTATCTTACCCGAATAACAAAGAGAATGATCCTGTGAGTCAAGGCACAAATAGGAGGCAAACAGATGGAAGAATAAAATACGCAGATGTTGTGATTAATACGCATAAGGAGACTTTTGGAGAAGACATTGCTAAGAAGGAGAGTGATTGTTCTGTTGGGAAATTTGTATGCGGAAATTGTACGGCAGAAGACTTAAGGGATTTATTTCGAACAAAGCACACGGGTATTGAAAAGGAATTGCCAGTTTTAGAGCAGGCCCTTACTTTTCAGGAGCTGTATGCAAAAAGTCTTAGTGCAAAGAAGGCATTCGTAGACAAGTTGaaagtcaatacaaaacacatAGACGCTTTGGAAGAAG CAATATGCAGCGACTCCGCCGTTGCCAAGGACGCAGACGAATCTCAGGGCTTATATTCGGCCCACCAGATGGCGAAAACTCAGAATGGTCGGACTGATGAGGAGGGATATGAACTTGACCCTACGGCGAGGGATTTTAAGCCAATATGTGACGTTTCAAATTCCGCCCCGACGGATAAAGCTTTTAACCAAAAATTTACGGCGATGGCTTTGAGAAGAAACGGAGTTTTACCTCCGCATGATGGAGATTTCAACCAACCAACGGAACTGCTTGATGAAATTCAGTTGGACCAGCAAAATGAAGAAGAAAATGAGAAACTCGATATTATTTACAAAGATTCTGCGTTTTATTCTTACAAAACAATGTGA
- the LOC128207956 gene encoding potassium channel subfamily K member 16-like, whose product MHWITLAIVAGVFVAYLLIGAAVFMALEREHGVSMAATRERHFWEFIDNNTCVSPSELSAFVNKMIRTHRTGDGGLGRAYTGNSSWDYGPSIFFSITVVTSIGYGDVSPSTEIGQLFFIFYVLFGVPLTAVFLKGVGEKLAQPYIRLQHKHWFPRHRKAERIIKMLIFTIVCFVLFVAMPAAVFITTEDWTFLQALYYTISTLTTVGFGDLVPGETKEKYEPTRSVYKTAVGVWILIGLSWVSMVLNIVAAFLSRQADRVDHDVDEHLHHNDDHAPPNVDRSSDNDTFGESHSNIQCNYKNIRQCSENDPLIQPDSQMFRNFASTSDERSETPDLSCNTSIKSYDS is encoded by the exons ATGCACTGGATAACACTGGCTATCGTGGCGGGCGTCTTTGTTGCCTACCTGCTAATAGGAGCCGCTGTGTTCATGGCGCTTGAGCGGGAACACGGCGTCAGCATGGCGGCGACCAGGGAGCGCCACTTCTGGGAGTTCATTG ATAATAACACGTGCGTGAGTCCATCGGAGCTTAGCGCATTTGTCAACAAAATGATACGGACCCACAGGACCGGAGATGGCGGACTTGGAAGAGCATATACCGGAAACAGTAGCTGGGACTATGGCCCGTCCATCTTCTTCTCTATAACAGTCGTCACCTCCATCG GCTACGGTGACGTTTCACCATCGACAGAGATTGGGCAAttattcttcattttttatgttctgTTCGGCGTTCCACTGACCGCAGTGTTCTTAAAGGGCGTCGGGGAAAAGCTGGCACAGCCGTACATCCGGCTGCAGCACAAGCATTGGTTCCCAAGACATCGGAAGGCAGAGAGAATTATCAAAATGTTGATCTTTACAATCGTTTGCTTTGTGCTTTTTGTTGCAATGCCAGCTGCGGTATTTATTACAACAGAAGACTGGACATTCTTGCAAGCATTGTATTACACTATTTCAACACTGACAACGGTTGGATTTGGCGATCTTGTACCag GCGAGACAAAAGAGAAATATGAACCAACCCGGTCTGTGTACAAAACAGCAGTCGGCGTGTGGATTCTTATTGGACTTTCCTGGGTATCCATGGTACTCAACATCGTGGCCGCATTCCTCAGTCGCCAGGCGGATCGCGTAGACCATGACGTAGACGAGCACCTACACCACAATGACGATCACGCGCCACCGAACGTCGATCGATCTTCAGATAATGACACATTCGGTGAAAGTCATTCtaatatacaatgtaattaCAAGAACATCAGACAATGTTCAGAAAATGACCCATTGATACAGCCAGATTCACAAATGTTTCGAAATTTTGCCTCCACCAGTGATGAGCGGAGTGAGACACCTGACTTGTCATGCAATACATCAATTAAATCTTACGActcttaa
- the LOC128207955 gene encoding uncharacterized protein LOC128207955, with product MLQLNSTYVRCLMDAKANCNTFRRRREVSSDVVNNLINTARPVENYIAISKEILGEEAWYLNSSWYTSFKETVGDGTPSGLLITNEEQSTVLDTLSNESAKSNLTVFLQRWNNTMASWQNGSLNEVEKSGHSFNLTLLTPKIKQTAHDMVTSKESGFQTIFDEFNQALKTYSDAEKKTRYDKNDGICARVRIKISQELVLTRDGFNARLEIENGEKSDLMDVKVDITIVKFSGIGEADNNLFSIGEPRLEELTAVDGSGRLTKGVSGTADWLIIPYSSAAPDADTLYDVGGTLSYSVDGTEFSTALLPDTIIVKPNPSLVVRYFHERYVRGDNPMTPDVEPIVPFSLAVVIMNQGNGVAQALKITSAQPEIIENEKGLLISFKIIGAQLGNESITPSLTVDFGDIYASETKTARWLMTSTLMGTFYNYSATFENINPLGDPQLSIIDKLDYHELFHSVRIVYPFGLDDGLDDFLVNDRVDQDGIPDRLYTSSDASVVFDVFHANISVINFTDLERSSKHHTNVTFEVTCTASGWIYARIFNSFSLDIIYAEETDVGRSLLIDKNIWTTTHITDDNLVHLVDKITEHDTVKCIKHYTVTFGIRNKFPPHANFTNNIQHFNISNRVNIGHTVVTFAIDDKDGDSVSAFVRNETTMEFVLRRISENKFSIQVSSVPPIGRYEIEIVMMDNGFPALTATDVVQINVMEVPFNVPDSSTIAQDTSPRTSATTFSNSTLTSTAQQTESSSTPKDKVSSSTIIRPSPCLLLGTVYVFIQYSVVITCFL from the exons ATGTTACAATTGAACTCCACATATGTCAGGTGCTTGATGGATGCTAAGGCCAATTGTAACACATTCCGCCGAAGGAGAGAGGTTAGCTCAGACGTTGTTAATAACTTGATTAACACAGCACGACCAGTGGAAAACTATATTGCGATATCTAAGGAAATACTGGGCGAAGAAGC TTGGTACTTGAACAGTTCATGGTATACGTCTTTCAAAGAGACTGTAGGCGACGGGACTCCCAGTGGTTTGCTGATTACGAACGAAGAACAGTCAACAGTTTTGGACACATTATCAAATGAGTCTGCAAAATCAAATCTAACCGTGTTTCTTCAGCGCTGGAACAACACAA TGGCGTCGTGGCAAAATGGGTCTTTAAACGAGGTGGAAAAATCAGGGCACAGTTTCAACCTTACATTGCTTACaccaaaaattaaacaaacagcTCACGACATGGTAACGTCCAAAGAATCTGGTTTTCAGACCATTTTTGATGAGTTCAACCAAGCGTTAAAAACATATTCCGATGCCGAAAAAAAGACG AGATATGACAAAAATGATGGCATATGTGCCAGAGTGAGAATAAAAATTTCGCAGGAGCTTGTACTTACAAGGGATGGCTTTAATGCACgtcttgaaattgaaaatggAGAAAAAAGTGATCTCATGGATGTTAAAGTTGACATAACAATCGTCAAATTTAGCGGAATTGGCGAGGCAGATAACAATCTCTTTTCAATAG GCGAACCACGGCTAGAAGAGTTAACGGCTGTAGACGGCTCAGGGAGGCTAACTAAAGGGGTGTCTGGTACAGCAGATTGGTTGATAATACCATACTCCAGCGCTGCTCCAGATGCCGATACATTGTATGATGTGGGTGGGACGTTATCATACTCAGTAGACGGAACTGAGTTTTCTACAGCCTTGCTGCCGGATACCATAATAGTAAAACCAAACCCAAGTCTTGTCGTTCGCTACTTCCACGAGAGATATGTAAGGGGAGATAATCCAATGACCCCAGATGTGGAACCCATCGTACCCTTTTCTCTAGCCGTAGTTATTATGAATCAAGGAAATGGCGTTGCTCAAGCGTTGAAAATAACTTCCGCGCAGCCAGAAATAATAGAAAACGAAAAAGGATTactaatttctttcaaaataatcgGAGCACAGCTAGGGAATGAGTCGATTACTCCGTCGCTGACTGTAGACTTTGGTGACATTTATGCATCAGAAACAAAAACGGCACGATGGCTAATGACTTCAACACTGATGGGAACGTTCTACAACTATAGCGCAACGTTTGAGAATATAAATCCTCTTGGTGATCCCCAACTGTCCATAATAGACAAATTGGATTATCACGAACTCTTTCATTCTGTGAGAATCGTTTACCCATTCGGACTCGACGATGGCCTCGATGATTTTCTTGTAAATGATAGAGTAGATCAAGATGGTATTCCAGACAGACTTTACACTAGTAGTGACGCTTCGGTTGTTTTTGACGTATTTCATGCAAACATAAGCGTGATAAACTTCACAGACCTTGAAAGATCATCCAAGCATCACACAAACGTTACATTCGAGGTTACTTGCACTGCGAGTGGATGGATTTATGCCCgaattttcaattcattttcattggataTAATTTACGCCGAGGAAACCGATGTTGGCAGATCCTTACTTATTGACAAGAATATTTGgacaacaacacatataacaGACGACAATTTGGTGCACCTTGTGGACAAGATAACTGAACATGACACAGTGAAGTGCATAAAGCATTATACAGTAACATTTGGTATCCGAAACAAATTTCCACCGCATGCAAATTTTACTAACAATATTcagcatttcaatatttcaaacagaGTGAATATCGGCCATACAGTAGTTACATTTGCCATTGACGACAAAGACGGCGACAGCGTCTCGGCTTTTGTCAGAAATGAAACTACAATGGAATTTGTTCTCCGAAGAATTTCTGAAAACAAGTTTTCGATTCAAGTTAGCTCTGTTCCTCCCATTGGAAGATACGAGATTGAAATTGTCATGATGGATAACGGATTTCCAGCCTTAACTGCAACAGATGTTGTGCAAATCAACGTCATGGAAGTTCCGTTTAACGTCCCTGATTCAAGCACAATAGCGCAAGATACCTCTCCACGAACTTCGGCGACAACATTTTCTAATTCAACACTTACATCTACTGCACAGCAAACGGAATCCAGTTCCACACCAAAAGACAAAGTCTCGTCATCAACGATTATTAGACCATCTCCATGTTTGCTTTTAGGCACTGTATATGTTTTCATCCAGTATTCGGTTGTTATCACTTGCTTCTTataa